The window AAATGAACGTGGCAGAGAAATGCTGAGTTTGGTAGAGAACTTTTTGGAGATCACTCCAACAACTAGTAGCGTAAACCCTAAAGCTATGTTGTCTTGAGCTGCTATAGCATTTGAGGAACAAAAACTgatttcaaaacattttatttcaGGGTAATCGGCAACCATTTGTTATGGAGACTGTTAAAGCAGATGATGATGCTAAGTTCAGTATGTATTTCATCTTCCTTTAAACTAAAATCGTTTTCACTTCGGCTGCAGTGCATAATCATGGGTTTCAAGCTTCATAATTGGAAATATGGTGCAGGTCTTGTGGTTTGGAACTGTGGCTAGTTGAGCTCATATCTTTATTTTGGATAATTTAATGTGagaaaaatgtaatttatGCTGCTAAGTGAATTTTGTCAAACTTATTTTctgtattttaaaattaaaactggaattaatttattcatttgctGATTCTTTTATTACAAAAGAAATTACAGCTTATACAGTATATCAAGTTCTTATAGAAGCCTTGATAGCTGTATTTCATTTTGTCTTCGTATTTTGTTTATCTTCAAAATGACTGAACTATATTTAGATGATTCACAATGTCCACACCATCTAATACTCGTCCTgacatttttctcttttttgccTTCAGGAAAGGGTCCTTCTCAACCTGCCCCTATGTTTATTGGGAATTTGATCGCTTTTTTGCTAAACTTGGTAAGGATTCTTCTGCATATACAACACATTTATTCTAAAAAGCAACTGAAATGTAATTTGTTCCTTTGTCCCCATTTTGTTCAGATTGGGCCAAAGGGTCTGGAATTTGCCCGTTATTCACTTGATTACCATACCATAAGGAACTACTTGTATGCGAACCGCACCTGGGGAAAACAAAGGTATATTCTGCTGAGCAACGAATTTGTATTATTCCATCAGGgttgtttttaattttgtaaaaatattaatacatGCAGAGCTGATAAGCATATTCCTTCATACGCAAAGAAACTTGTGGATGCATACAATCAGAACGGTCAGATTGATCAAATGCTTACCCGGAAGTAGCCTCTAGATGGTGAAAATGCAAGCAATGAGGGTACTTTTGTACgtaaaaaattttccttcCATGGTGTGACATGcaaatttatttgaatgaGAATGCTATTTTATATGATGATATTGTGATCTTGGTGAAGTCATGTGTAGATTAGATGTCATTGTCTCGACACCTGTTGGTTGACAAAAGTATCGGTTTTCCCTTGTATAGTAATATGTTTGGTAGCCAACGTACCATCTTTCGCTGTATCCTCCTGTATTGCGTGGCAAATGCCTAATCAGCTGAGGGAAGAATGGTGCTTGTATCGGTTCCAAATCCGCCAAAATTGGTGGAGATTTGCGAATGGGTGGCACATGTAACATTAATTGGTAAGCCTTTGAGACTCAACCGGCTGGCAAGTTTTGTAGGAACACATCAGACCCTGCACCAGTGATGAAGtcaaaatttcatgtttgaaAGGACGAAAAGTCAAAGATAATGTCTATTAAACATTCATATTGTAAGTTCAATgtttaacaaaaatataaaacaatttagatgaaaaaaatttatatgaaaattatataaataaaatttgaaaattattgaaagaaattaattatgataatttatttaaaagaattaaCTAGTAAATTATCAAGaatttaataatgataataagcTCAActtaacaataaataaaaattaacaaatataataataaaaatttaaatggcaagtaatctcttaaaaaaatattaagactatcaataaataattcaatggGGAAGCAATTCtctaaaattaatcataaaatttaaatacaatatcaataaacaatttaatgaaaaggtaatttcaaatgaaaaaCTTAATTGTTCACAAgaatttaagtaaaaaaatacaaagaatTTGTAGGATAGCAATCaagtaatatttaaataaacaaGTAATAACTAATTTTAGGTATTTAATCAAATCCATGTTTTGTtactttcaacaaaaaatgatTAAGACGGTAAATTCTAAATCAAAatcacaaataaaaattattaaataaaaaaatttaacagttgaaaatattaaaaataaaataagtaaatcaaatttatcaattattatgatataaaaattaagttactAACTAGAGGTTTCCTGCACAAAGAATGCTGGGAGgcagaaaaaatataaaaaataattttttatatttctacaatatttgataaaaagaaaagagaacaaGAGGTGGTAGTTGTAAAGTTTTGAAGAAGTTGAATtcgaaaataattttattgtaataggttttattttagttttattaaaattaattgttgtAGACATCtcaccaaataaaatattattgttgagacaaaattaaaaaatttcaaaaaaacaaaaaatactaaaaaactttaaaaattttgtgaaaatgaaattataaaatttaaaaaatataaagctaaattataaaaaatgtaaaattaggTTGGGGGGGTCGGCTGCTAGCACCCCCTCCCCTTCGCCTCTGCCCTGCAACGTCTCTGCTGTTTTTCTTTCAAGTACTGATAAGTTAAGCTGATATTACTGTAGCTTGGTATATATGTACGGTCtatatgatatatattttgaatggGTGCAATTTTGTCGTGCTTTGAACCAAAATATGAATTCCAAGATGCTTCATTGACTTTGTATCGACAGATTTTAAACCAAATCAATGAAATTCTGAGAAGGAACTTGAGTGTGAGGTTTCAGGGAAGCAAGGTTTAAACCCAATCACATTTTTTGAGTAGCCGGTGATGTTGAACATGACATTCTCCAACTAGTGAGTGTGAGGTCCTGAGAACCAACAAATGCTGCTTATCTGAACTGGGGCTTTGCTTAACACCGTCTGGATTGATCTGATTTTGCACTGTTTTCTTTTGGATTAAAAGGCTTGGTTCTGTTCGTTGTCTAGTCATGAGCCATGACTAGTTAGTAACCCTTTGGCTTGGACCACTCGTCAGGATGAACACTGACTCAAAGTTTTGGTTGCGTTCTGTTGGCAGGTTTTGATTCATAGTATCTAAGAATGCTTtggtttatatataaaaattccttcttttttatgaaatatttaGAGGTTTAGGAGGTTATTAAACCTTAGAAGTTAGAATTGAATTAACCATGATTTGAGAACACAAACATGTGCAACATTTGCGTTTTGCTCTCCAAAAGGAAACTTGGAAAATTGAAAGGGTCAGTGTAGCTCTCTGTCTGACTTCAAAATCTGAAGCTCAATATCTTCAATTCATTTATGCTTCCATGCATGCAGATGCAAAACATGCCTCCGATGCAGGGAAATGTAAGTATGCATGTATCTATTCATGACAATGAAATGCAGAATTACTATATATAGTAGCCATGTAAAACAGTGAACTCTTTTATTGTCCAACTAGAAGGAATGGGGCTTTGCCATGGAAGTAAGAAGAGAGATAAGCTATAACCACCCCAtgtgattttattttctaggTGACTGTGATGTCCAAGTAAGAGGTTGCAGATTTGTGAGAACATACAATTCTATTGTAATTGGACAGATGCACAGTTGTAAGTTTTAATGTTGTAGGCTAGAAGTACAAATTTCAGACTGTCAAatctttgctttttcttttccttttcttgaaACCAGTTGAGCAAGAAAAACCTGCAGATGGCTTTGAGGAATGAGACTCACTTTGATCAAATATATTATAGGAAATATTTGATTGTGTGGTGTTGAAGGAATTCGGTAAGGGCCATTGAGTTGGGGCTTTTCGACAAGTTTGAATCAACAGCATGGGTGGTCATATGGTGTGTCTATGCTTCcacatttcttttttgtagAAAATGTAGTTTTTTTTGTCCTTTCTTTCCAATGTCAAATATGGGAAACCAGCTCTAGTCGAACCAGAGTGGAGAAAAAGGTGAATCATGggaaaaagaagcaaaacttTGGCTGGATCGTAGTGCTGAAAATGACTTGGATAGCAATTCCTACATTACTGATTGTTTATTATAACAGGAtataatctttttcttccttaactcTGGCTTCTTGGAAGCTGCAATTCTGAGTTCCTATAAAGATCCATGTCAAGCTAACGGAGCTGAATTTCATATTGCATGTCAGAATAATTTATTCTACTTCAGGGATTAATTAAAGGTGTCatatcataaattttttaaaaaatagattatatgttttaatttcaaatcaataaaatataaaaaatttttaaaaattttatatacgtagacacattacaaattctattaaattaattttttaaaagaatataatgacttcatagtaaaataatatttaaaaggaCTCGATCCATGACAAGCactttcataaaaaaatcaattaaggTGGCTGATAATAGGTtaaattatttctttcaagtgttttaaaagaaataaataaaatattttaatttcatattaagtAGATAAGAGaatcttaaaaaatttttaaacgtAAATATTATACATCGTATAAGATAAgattaacttattaaaaagagaaaaatgttttCGTAACAAAAGAATGTTCGCTTTTAACAAATGTTAGCTTGTTTTGGctccaaaacaataaatatgTGAGTAAAAGATCTTGAGAAATTCCAGCTGAAGCTATTGAAATAGCTCCAAGGGAAAGTTGAACTTGTTTCACTTAAAGGCATGTATTCGAGGGCATTAAAACTGATAAATTGATGGTTGGGAGTCATAATGATACATCCattttcatcttccatggacTGAAGTTAAAAGATGAGAACAACTTTAATTTGTTCCCATAATATCACCAGCATTCTTCAAGTAAATAAAGAATGAAGAGCTGTTCACTATGTGGTCTGTGCTTCCTGCATTGATACTACACATTTTCCAAAGACAAGATTTGCTTATCCTTTCATTGTGGGCTCTAGCCATGTGAAAGAAAACGTGGAAACAAAGAGCTCTAAACCTTTCTTtgatcttcttttttttgttctccCATTCTAATTTTTAGAATGCTGGGTATAATGGACCTGGGGTCCACCTATTTAATGGGCCCTAGGTGGACCAAATTCTGGAGAGAGTCCCATCAGTTAGTAATAACGTCTAGTTGGACCAAGAATAGGGGAAGAGGTATAGGGTGAACTTCCCATTTGACTTGTGGATTTATTAATGTTGCAGTACAGAGTTTCCTAGAGAATGGAACCAgattaaaagatgaaaaacaataaattagcCTCATCTTCCTTTGTCCAAAAACGAAAAATGCCCGGTCATTGGCAGATGTTGAGTTTTTCTTTCAGGAGAGGAGAGGGCTACTTCCTGTGTCCTGTGTGCTCTACATTATTGTCTACACAAATTGATCTCATTTCTGATCAATCAATTGCCAAATAAAAGAACTAACAAGCGgacacaaagaaaaagaacatttCATTAACAGTTACTACTTCAAGATGGTAGCATAGTTTCAGAAATGTGATATGCATCTCCGATGCCTTGCTGCCATAGATTTTTTCTTCtgctttgtttcttctttccaGCTTTTGGCAATATCATGTGCTACACTGATAGCATCTAAAGATGCACCAGAAAGACCTCTCCTTGTGAACCCAACTGCATAAAGCCCAGCCtttcctttccacccattagGGAATGGATTCTTTGGAACTCCATCatttgaaaagaattcattttcctgtACAGACAAGCATTCCAAAAACAGAAATTTCAGACTTATTGATCTGTTATCTAGGAAAAAAACATACGTCAGTTCAGAAATGTGTTTAGGATAAATGTCTGGAGTTTATTTTCCCACAACAGATGCAGAACCTAACAACTTGACAGGTTCCAAAAAAACTAAGGGATAATAACAAAgcaaagaaagataaaagctGCCCAGGGTCTGATTGTTTGTTAGATATCCAAATCattaatggtgagaaaatgacAGAGGGGAAAAAACCcattctcttctctttttcaccCCCTATTGTTTGCTCCGGGAGACAGCAATAAGTTAATCAATGGTTTCTACTATTAGCATACAATTCCTAATCTGAAGAAAAATACAAGGGGATAACAGAAGAAGCTTCTCAAAATATTATAAACTACCAGAATTTTGATCTATGAATAGGACAAAAAACAAACCATCAGACAAAACTAACAATGCTGACCGCagttttgaatttaataaaaacatgtgaatgtcttaatcagttaaaaatatGCTGAGTATAAAACAAGAAATGGAAAGGGAGGGGAGAATCTAAAATAGAGTCAGACTTCCATAACTGTCACATGAATCCCATAAcagaaaaatagaataaaacaaataaatgtgAAATAAGTAAACATAGAGAGCCTGCCTCACCTTTAACCATAAAGGAACATTGCTTCTATACCCAGTTGCAAGAATGACAGAATCAATCTCAAGAGTTTCTCCGTTGACAAGCTCAACTCTGCCCCTGGAGAACTTTTTGATCCCGGGGACAATCTTGATGCCACCAGATCTAATCTTCTGTAATGCACCAATGTCCAATACAGGAGTCTTTCCTGCAGTGTTTTTGAGCTCTAAAGGTCCTACAGAAGGCCTTTTTAGaccatatttttcaatatttccAAGTATTAGAAGCGCCAGAATGAGCACTATCTTATCAACAAGCCAAAGAGGTAACCACTTCATCAACAATACTGCCAATTCAAATGTTGATTTACCAAAAACTTCCCTTGGCAATACATGGACCTGTtgatcaaagaaaaaagactGATTATACATAGAAATAAGTTTCACTCATAGCATAGCATGATTAGGTGAAATGTTTCACTTACCGAGCGTCGAACAACCATTGACGGATATGCATTGTGATTACAAAGATCTAGAGAAACTTCCATGCCTGAATTGCCGCAGCCAACTACTAGAACACGCTCTCCGCTGTAACTTTGACCAGATTTGTAGTCACAAGCATGTGTTACATGGCCATCAAAGTCTTGCAAGCCTTCAAATTCTGGAACTACTTTCTCTGCATTCTCTCCTGTGGCCACTACAAGCCACCGGCAAATATATTCAACTTCAACAGGATTAGGACCACCTGTTGAAATGGTTTTGACTCGCCACAATccaaaagtttcatcatacTTGGCAGACTGCACTGTCTCATTGAAATGTGGGTTTATATCAAACTGTTTTGCGTAGGATTCAAGGTAGTttatgaactgatttttagtGGGGTATTCAGGGAAGTCCTCTGGAAATGGAAAGTTGGGTAGCTGGCAAAATTGTTTAGGAAGGTGAAGCTTAAGGCGGTCGTAAGTTCTTTTCTGCCAAAGAGAGGCAATGCAGTCTGCTCGTTCAAGGAGTATGAATGGCACGCCTTGTTTTTTAAGACCAGCGCTGACAGCAAGACCGGAGGGACCTGCCCCAACTATCACAGGTCCATTCACCCATATGCACCGGCGAGTAAAAAAGTCCTCAGGAGCAAAAGTTTGAAACATGGTCGGTATATTAAGGCAGGAGCTAGACATGTATATATGTCTGTCTGACTTTTTGGCTGGTAAAAAGATTCAAAAAAAGATTGAGAGAGACAGGTTTTGAACAATATTTTAGCAGCCAAAGTTGTGACAGgaacacaaaaagaaagagtagAATGAATAACGGAGGGGAAGGGAAGAAGCTGGTTTGATATGTATGTGGTAAGATGGATAGGACAAGAAGTATGGAGAAGAGAATAAAATGGAATTTGTTTGAAATGATGTGTGTGAACGGGGAAAGAGGAGTGGAGGGGGTTAAATAGAGAGGGTCTTGGCCATGAGAGTAGCATGTGATTGGGATTTGAAAACGATGCTTTGAGGGTCAGTCTCAAATCATAAGCTTCCGGCCACCTgctattatttattacttttgATACCATACATAAAGAATCCCCAACTTACATATTTTATATGAAGTCTCTAAAACTTATATTCTACTCATTTGAGGAAATAGCTTGAAATTGTTAGGATATAGAAAAGATGGAAACAAACAAGAAACGCCGCTGATCAAACTTTCAGTACATTGGTTTTACACCAAAGTTCTAATCTTACTGGTTCCATGCactataagaaattaaaaaatcctAACCAGAATCCTAATAGAATCCAATATCAGTTTAAAATGCCCTTATCTGTCAACCTATTTACTCTAAGCTTTAAAGCATGGAGAAACCAATTATAAGCACCAAGCCAGCTTTCTGTCTGTTACCCTATGTAAAAAGGAGGCCTTACTAAGGCACATGTGGTACGGTTGAGTGAAATGAAGCTTTATTCATCTAGCTCCAGTACAGGCTTAAGCTAGCAGAGCTTTTCAGTCCTGTGGTCCAGCTCTTCTGACCAATCTTTCAGTTAAATTTGCTTTCGTTAAGATAATAGTACTTCATTGCCTTAAAGTTTTAAAGAAGGTACAAACAGGGCAGGCTTTATGGTAATTAGtgattatatattttgagCGACCTGATAGAATGTTAACGAAGTCTACATGAATGACTAATACCTATAGGACCAAAGAAATCCCTGAAAGTTAATCTTGAAGGGAATTGACCCGTGTCTGCTGCAGCCATATATGTTCTGCGTGTTCTTGGATCAACTGCTGGGTTTTGTTGATCGGTATTTGAGTGGTCCATCAGGTTGAATCTAGGAACGATGCTCTGAAGGTTCACTGAATACTCTGGGGTGCAAAGCTTTCATTCCTTTGTTCAACTCTTAGAAGAATCACATAATCAATGTAATGGAGGGACCAGTAAACTTTACACCCTGTAGATAAACTTGGTTACGccgcaaaaaaaaaaaaaccttgttCTAGTAGCagattttacttaaaaatataACCATTTAAACAACTGGGGCCTCATATTGACCAAGAACTTTTTCCCCCATCATCTGGACCAACAATCAAATCCTACTTTCACTAGGAAATTTAGGGTGGTTAAGCAAATATATACCAATCTCTGATTTGGGTAATCCAAGTATGTTTTTGATTTATCTTGAGTGATTGGTTTACCAGAGCaatacataattaaatttgaggtttgaaaaaatttcaagaataCCATGTTTGACAACTTACCAGAGCTCAACTTCAAATTCAAAGATCAAACTGAACTGAAGTTTCATGGAGCTAATTCCAATTTGATACAATTTTTCACCAGCCGCGCTCAAGTTAATGTTGTTTTGAACTAAATTCACATCGAGCTGACATGTCCAATTTTTTTGGCAGGTTGAGCTTTAAGCAAGCTTTGGTCAACCAGGCTCGGCTGCagctgctaaacatcattattttgaattagtattatatatatggTGTACTTGCTTGGTaagatattatatattatttgcAAATCAACCTTCATCTTTTCTGAACAATACTTGGTCCTGATcaaatgcaaaatttttctGTACACATGGCTGACAAAGTGCTGACTGAACCAGGTCTTAATCACCAATTGCAATTCTGAACTGGAAGAATGACCAATCAGAGACCAGTTACCAATTACCGATACATCTAGGCTTCCCCTTGTGGATGAAATAgtcatattttgaaaaatcatactcGAAGTCTTACCAACAGTTTGATTATCTTGTATTCCAAGGAAACGAGCCCCTAGACAATCACAGTTCCTATGGttttggtttaaaatttttttgaacgACTAAACTATTGAAACCAAAACAATCTCGATGTCATGGATTCCAGCTCCAAATGGAATTACATTCTACAATCTTTCAAGTTCCAATGATGTTTTAGATAGTTGGGCCCAGGTGGCTACACATTCCACAGGCTTAAAGAATTCGGGAAAGCGCGTATTGGGGGgaaaatttatgataaattaagCCATGGAGTGAAACTTGaggaattttgttttttttttttcccaatttCACATATTTTATATGGAAGCTCCGACTTGTTGAGGTGATTATTGCATATGATTTCTAGTAATTTGATATGATGAGAAGGATGGCAGAAGATGACTGATGAAGACAAGGTTGGTACTGATCCATGTGAGGTTTTGAATTACACCAGTAGCATCAAATCTTACtaatattgatatatatagAACATCAACAAAAGCAAATTTAATTAACATTGCTCAAACAACGCTATCTATGAGGAGAATCCGGAGattttctttgtaattatAAGCTTTGAAGGTAGATTGTTCTGCAGAATAAAATGTTCTTGAAAGAATATGAACTTGGCAGTATCATATGAATTTTGTTCCTGTGAGAACAACCTGGCATCGATTCTGGCCTTTCAATCCTTTCTACCTCTTGTTAAGAGAAGCAAGTTCCAAATTCCAACCTTTTGGGAAGCACCTTGAATTAAAGGTTGTCGCCCTCAATTCATATTTCTGATTGATTTGTTGCTGCTGTTTGCTATCCCTATTCCCACTACTGCTGAAGGAAAAACTTGCTATTTGCTTATTTCCTCAAACAGAAAAACTTATGTCCTCACATTCTAATTAAGTcattataataataacaacAGGACACGTTAGAGTTTAAACCTAAACTGTCAGGACAAGTAGCTTCATCAGACTTAAAAGTTTGTAATGATTTATCATGTCcaaacataacaaaaaaatgcAGTTGCAagtgggaaaaaaaattagtccAAACACCGAGAAAAGAAACTATTTTCATAATCTATTTGGCAATTTTCCCTGAAAATTCTGTTCTCTGCACTTCACagcttaatatatataaatcatcataatAATGTAATAATAAGATTTGGTTCGATATCGGAGGAGTAGCTAGTTCTGCTGCAAAAGGAGGCTGCTGCAACTCAGACCAGTTGCTACGGCCAGTGATTCAATTCttttatcatcaaaatcaCTGTTGAAAGGTTTGTTGTTCATAATACAccattctttatttcttttttctttttagcttAATACAAAAACATTCTTCTTGGATGTCATGT is drawn from Theobroma cacao cultivar B97-61/B2 chromosome 4, Criollo_cocoa_genome_V2, whole genome shotgun sequence and contains these coding sequences:
- the LOC18602859 gene encoding probable indole-3-pyruvate monooxygenase YUCCA3, giving the protein MSSSCLNIPTMFQTFAPEDFFTRRCIWVNGPVIVGAGPSGLAVSAGLKKQGVPFILLERADCIASLWQKRTYDRLKLHLPKQFCQLPNFPFPEDFPEYPTKNQFINYLESYAKQFDINPHFNETVQSAKYDETFGLWRVKTISTGGPNPVEVEYICRWLVVATGENAEKVVPEFEGLQDFDGHVTHACDYKSGQSYSGERVLVVGCGNSGMEVSLDLCNHNAYPSMVVRRSVHVLPREVFGKSTFELAVLLMKWLPLWLVDKIVLILALLILGNIEKYGLKRPSVGPLELKNTAGKTPVLDIGALQKIRSGGIKIVPGIKKFSRGRVELVNGETLEIDSVILATGYRSNVPLWLKENEFFSNDGVPKNPFPNGWKGKAGLYAVGFTRRGLSGASLDAISVAHDIAKSWKEETKQKKKSMAARHRRCISHF